The Deltaproteobacteria bacterium genome contains a region encoding:
- a CDS encoding HDOD domain-containing protein, with amino-acid sequence MAIADYTKLTETLRRILMGHIEGGTLILPTLPKIAQELQQLLEDPKADQAKIIKLIDKDPILVAGIMKVSNSALHRRSGKMESLTKAINHLGFRSIKNVLLTNISRQIFVSHDPRINSTISALWEHSLAVGLLARNVAGISGVRDVEPAYIAGLLHDVGKIVVAAYLLEFERGLPIREAMDWIDLDNWLNIIEELHRDIGMAMVDSWNLPTVITRIIEEFEDYDAADRISPLNSVLFANALAKREGLYEGIPDHDGIQSMIMIGKSLLGIDDAVITGLTREINDQILV; translated from the coding sequence ATGGCAATAGCGGACTACACGAAACTAACAGAAACGCTTAGGCGTATTCTTATGGGACACATTGAAGGTGGCACCCTCATCCTGCCAACCTTGCCCAAAATCGCACAAGAGCTTCAGCAGTTACTCGAAGACCCTAAAGCGGACCAAGCCAAGATCATCAAGCTGATCGATAAAGACCCAATTCTCGTTGCCGGTATCATGAAGGTATCTAACAGTGCGCTCCATCGCCGTTCTGGTAAAATGGAAAGCCTAACCAAAGCCATCAATCACCTCGGATTTCGTTCCATCAAAAACGTCTTGCTCACCAACATCTCGCGGCAAATATTCGTTTCTCACGACCCTCGAATCAATTCGACCATCTCTGCACTCTGGGAGCATTCTCTCGCTGTGGGGCTTCTCGCACGCAACGTGGCCGGTATTTCTGGAGTCCGTGACGTAGAGCCTGCGTATATTGCGGGCCTCTTGCATGATGTTGGCAAAATCGTGGTAGCCGCTTATCTGCTAGAGTTTGAACGTGGCTTACCCATACGAGAGGCCATGGACTGGATTGACCTCGACAACTGGCTAAATATCATCGAAGAACTTCACCGAGACATCGGTATGGCCATGGTTGATTCTTGGAATTTACCGACAGTCATCACGCGCATCATTGAAGAATTCGAAGATTATGACGCCGCGGATCGAATCTCGCCTCTTAACTCCGTGCTCTTTGCCAATGCTTTGGCTAAACGCGAAGGTCTTTATGAGGGCATTCCGGATCACGATGGTATCCAATCCATGATTATGATTGGGAAATCTCTACTTGGAATCGACGACGCCGTCATTACGGGCCTCACCCGTGAGATTAACGACCAGATTTTAGTCTAA
- a CDS encoding PDZ domain-containing protein gives MRLAPISLAIVFSLLSSGCALLGIGTQAGLQLEDGEKERLKREFVGKEYVLASSVYVGEFFGDSSKLFVDARPFDIVKVYSLGGDRAPVLPANGTVIPAGTPVEITEIVYPIDGIQGALGDDGDDTQLTPSGHAWLILEQISKTDGTKQPLVLVLPRSIPSLQDFRDSVRDRLKSPQWVISWLNTRSALAMTNIFDKRVEAGMSQSEMYAALGVPGNLEESKSTDNINWVANYGDLQITVSGKVVTDVVSLRVEAEKRRIAAMEKAKIVAEERRIAEEAAKAAADKQAAEDELAAAKAEVIRQAELKKQEEKNAAIRAQAAKERKALQAKLDKERKIREKKHAKERAERAREAAREAKNRKAESSSTAAVNLDVGAPEPAAVAAPVAAAPAVKAGPVNLDSDLAATAAAPAERRRAYILEARFEKLTKKSARKLGRRNTSGAFVTTVRPRGAIRELGLLANDLILEINGKRVKSPDDLQAKLGKLSYGAQVTMRVWRNKVAVDLPQRGKERTQRSTGVIQLENP, from the coding sequence ATGCGACTCGCACCAATTAGCCTCGCAATCGTATTTTCATTGCTTTCATCAGGCTGCGCCCTGCTCGGCATCGGCACTCAAGCTGGCCTGCAGTTAGAAGATGGTGAAAAAGAACGCCTTAAGAGAGAGTTTGTTGGCAAAGAGTATGTGCTCGCGTCTTCAGTCTATGTCGGCGAATTTTTCGGAGACAGTTCAAAGCTCTTCGTTGATGCGCGACCTTTCGACATTGTTAAGGTTTACAGCCTAGGCGGTGACCGCGCGCCTGTACTTCCGGCAAACGGTACTGTTATTCCCGCCGGTACACCTGTCGAAATTACTGAAATCGTCTACCCTATCGATGGTATCCAGGGTGCCCTTGGTGATGATGGAGATGATACGCAGCTCACGCCTTCAGGGCATGCTTGGCTGATTCTGGAGCAAATCAGTAAAACCGATGGCACGAAGCAGCCGTTGGTTCTCGTGCTCCCCCGCTCTATTCCAAGCCTTCAAGATTTCCGCGACAGTGTTCGTGATCGCCTCAAGAGCCCGCAATGGGTTATCTCCTGGTTGAACACCCGCTCAGCGCTCGCAATGACAAATATTTTCGATAAGCGCGTTGAAGCGGGCATGAGCCAGTCTGAAATGTATGCTGCTCTGGGTGTCCCCGGGAACCTCGAGGAGAGCAAGAGCACAGACAATATTAACTGGGTTGCCAACTACGGAGATCTGCAGATTACTGTCTCAGGTAAAGTTGTCACCGATGTTGTGAGCCTACGTGTTGAAGCAGAGAAGCGCCGTATCGCCGCTATGGAAAAAGCAAAGATTGTAGCTGAAGAGCGCCGTATCGCCGAGGAAGCAGCCAAGGCTGCAGCGGACAAGCAGGCAGCAGAAGACGAGCTGGCTGCGGCAAAGGCAGAAGTAATTCGCCAGGCAGAACTGAAAAAGCAGGAAGAGAAGAACGCTGCGATTCGGGCACAGGCCGCCAAAGAGCGCAAAGCCCTTCAAGCGAAGCTAGACAAGGAACGCAAGATTCGTGAGAAGAAGCATGCGAAAGAGCGCGCTGAGCGTGCCCGAGAAGCTGCCCGAGAAGCTAAGAACCGCAAAGCGGAATCCAGCAGCACAGCCGCAGTCAATCTCGATGTAGGTGCACCAGAACCGGCTGCAGTTGCAGCTCCAGTTGCCGCTGCTCCTGCAGTCAAGGCAGGCCCAGTTAATCTTGACTCTGACCTCGCGGCTACAGCGGCTGCTCCGGCGGAACGTCGACGCGCCTACATCCTCGAAGCTCGCTTTGAAAAGCTCACCAAGAAGTCAGCCCGTAAACTGGGTCGACGCAACACATCAGGCGCATTTGTTACGACGGTTCGTCCGCGTGGAGCAATCCGTGAACTCGGTCTACTTGCCAATGACTTGATTCTTGAAATCAATGGTAAGCGCGTAAAATCACCGGATGATCTCCAGGCAAAACTGGGCAAACTCTCATACGGAGCTCAGGTTACCATGCGTGTTTGGCGCAACAAGGTCGCTGTCGATCTTCCGCAGCGCGGCAAAGAGCGTACGCAGCGAAGCACTGGCGTGATTCAGCTCGAAAACCCTTGA
- a CDS encoding DEAD/DEAH box helicase family protein has product MAYARSTRNAFGGPRDAGEGAVRLVYVLSTAGRSQGFHLLPARKRGEPTLEESEFKALFDSLHPLDLEIGRELRSAQAYGFLSDGQVARLLPLLTKRRTFMDGERVRPADSKLFPRARAETNEQGRMELCLGFMDEDGDWFDPSQGKVVAGTQAFWIRNCRCFEIESAEPWQMARWGRTPRIALNKDLTPSRRDQLTRDLRAAGIPEEDLDMLSIQRGPPDLFIAHVWAPEVEGEEPLVQVTLEAMYQGQTVRVLGHNPGSPYLLGSEGADALFERDIAAEEEARTSLRRMGFRFNKETETFLGKQELALNALDPGRKLFPKEWQIIRSKTAPVFHKDLTLRTEVKLLEERGLLDLKINVSTITVEGDTERTVEALVKMKDLLAWLQSGKKYLRLEDGSYVAPSENFRKGLRLLEDLGADSDRVLISPLCIGLLRLMNNTAAVEAADDATRAWLAELADSNTPKQLEPPKTLNGELRDYQARGLDWLGMLHRHRLTGILADDMGLGKTMQAIALLLKTREDEGPKPSLVIAPTSVVTVWRDEVHRFAPTLKLVLWHGPPKVRHELDISDADIIVTSYGILRRDSEILKEIPFRYVILDEAQSAKNAASQNATAVRELTSERRLALTGTPIENRPEELWSTFDFLAPGFLGSLRQFRKRYARPIGRGEREPLELLSARVTPLILRRLKGEVAKELPDKIESVLRCEMGEEQQALYDHLSGQLRKEVESKIEQIGINKAHLDILAALTKLRQICCDPELLKSPEGTNVPDSAKLELFEELLREALDSGRTVIVFSQFVEMQKRIIKVIKKLGVDPCWLHGGTRERDKVVARFQDPEGPPVIVVSLRAGGTGLTLTRADTVIHYDPWWNPAVERQATDRAHRLGQTQTVNVYKLVCAGTIEERVLELAERKEHLAREILGSEGTSDSKRITTTDVLALLR; this is encoded by the coding sequence ATGGCGTATGCAAGAAGTACTCGTAACGCTTTTGGGGGGCCTCGGGATGCAGGCGAAGGTGCAGTGCGCCTTGTTTATGTCCTTAGTACGGCCGGGAGAAGCCAGGGGTTTCATTTACTTCCAGCGAGGAAGCGCGGTGAACCTACGCTCGAAGAGTCCGAGTTCAAGGCGCTTTTTGATTCACTCCATCCACTCGATTTAGAAATTGGTCGTGAACTTCGTTCAGCTCAAGCTTACGGCTTTTTGTCTGATGGCCAAGTTGCTCGCCTGCTTCCGCTTCTTACCAAACGTCGTACATTCATGGATGGCGAGAGAGTTCGCCCCGCGGATTCCAAGCTTTTCCCTCGCGCACGCGCCGAAACGAACGAGCAAGGCAGAATGGAACTTTGCCTCGGCTTTATGGATGAAGATGGTGACTGGTTTGACCCCTCTCAGGGCAAGGTTGTTGCGGGCACTCAAGCATTCTGGATTCGTAATTGCCGGTGTTTCGAGATTGAATCAGCTGAGCCCTGGCAAATGGCACGCTGGGGACGCACGCCGAGAATCGCCCTCAATAAAGACCTGACGCCAAGCCGTCGCGACCAACTCACACGCGACTTACGGGCAGCCGGAATCCCGGAAGAAGACCTCGACATGCTCTCTATTCAAAGAGGGCCGCCGGACCTATTCATTGCTCACGTCTGGGCTCCAGAAGTCGAAGGCGAAGAGCCCTTGGTTCAGGTCACCCTTGAGGCGATGTACCAGGGTCAAACTGTACGGGTCCTCGGACACAACCCGGGGTCTCCATACCTTCTAGGCTCCGAAGGCGCCGATGCTCTCTTTGAGCGCGATATCGCGGCTGAAGAAGAAGCTCGAACCTCACTGCGCCGAATGGGCTTTCGCTTCAATAAAGAGACCGAAACGTTTCTTGGTAAACAAGAGCTTGCGCTCAACGCTCTTGATCCTGGACGAAAGCTCTTTCCGAAAGAGTGGCAGATTATCCGCTCGAAGACGGCTCCGGTTTTCCACAAGGACCTTACGCTGCGGACCGAAGTGAAGCTTCTCGAAGAACGCGGGCTTCTCGATCTCAAAATCAACGTTTCAACCATTACCGTTGAAGGCGACACCGAACGAACAGTTGAAGCATTGGTCAAAATGAAAGACCTCTTGGCTTGGCTGCAATCAGGCAAGAAGTACCTACGACTCGAAGATGGTTCCTATGTGGCGCCGTCCGAGAATTTCCGTAAGGGGCTCAGGCTCCTTGAAGATCTCGGCGCAGACAGCGACAGAGTATTGATCAGCCCGCTTTGCATCGGCCTACTTCGCTTGATGAATAATACCGCTGCGGTTGAGGCAGCCGATGATGCAACCCGAGCATGGCTTGCAGAGCTTGCAGACTCCAATACGCCCAAGCAGCTTGAGCCGCCGAAGACCTTAAATGGAGAGCTTCGTGACTATCAGGCACGCGGCTTAGACTGGTTGGGGATGCTTCACCGCCACCGCTTAACGGGTATTCTGGCCGACGACATGGGTCTTGGTAAAACGATGCAAGCCATCGCCCTCCTGCTTAAGACCCGTGAGGATGAAGGCCCGAAACCGTCACTGGTTATCGCACCGACTTCAGTCGTCACTGTTTGGCGCGATGAGGTCCACCGCTTTGCGCCGACGCTAAAGTTGGTCCTGTGGCACGGTCCTCCAAAGGTGCGTCACGAGCTTGATATCAGCGACGCCGACATTATCGTGACCAGCTACGGCATCTTACGACGCGACTCAGAGATACTGAAGGAAATCCCGTTTAGATATGTCATCCTCGATGAGGCCCAAAGCGCAAAAAATGCGGCCAGCCAAAATGCGACAGCTGTTCGTGAACTTACCAGCGAGCGGCGCTTGGCGCTCACGGGTACGCCTATCGAGAACAGACCGGAAGAGCTTTGGAGTACATTCGATTTCTTGGCACCAGGTTTTCTTGGCAGCCTTCGGCAATTCAGAAAGCGTTACGCGCGACCTATCGGCCGGGGTGAACGGGAGCCTCTAGAGCTGTTAAGCGCACGAGTCACACCTCTGATTCTTCGACGTCTCAAGGGTGAGGTTGCTAAAGAGCTGCCCGACAAGATTGAGTCCGTCCTCCGCTGTGAGATGGGTGAAGAGCAACAAGCGCTTTATGACCACCTATCGGGTCAGCTACGTAAAGAAGTTGAAAGCAAGATTGAGCAAATTGGTATCAATAAAGCACATCTTGATATTCTTGCTGCGCTTACAAAGCTTCGCCAGATCTGCTGTGACCCAGAATTGCTCAAGTCGCCAGAGGGTACGAATGTACCGGACTCAGCGAAGCTCGAACTCTTTGAAGAGCTGCTTCGCGAAGCGCTGGATTCTGGTCGAACCGTCATTGTGTTCAGCCAGTTTGTTGAGATGCAAAAGCGCATTATCAAGGTCATCAAAAAACTTGGCGTTGATCCATGTTGGCTCCATGGTGGAACCCGTGAGCGCGATAAGGTTGTTGCTCGCTTCCAGGATCCGGAAGGGCCTCCAGTTATCGTCGTTAGTTTACGCGCTGGTGGTACAGGGCTTACGCTTACTCGAGCCGACACAGTCATTCACTACGATCCATGGTGGAACCCTGCGGTTGAGCGTCAAGCTACAGACCGGGCACACCGTCTCGGGCAAACTCAGACAGTCAACGTCTACAAGCTTGTCTGTGCTGGTACCATCGAAGAGCGCGTGCTTGAGCTGGCAGAGCGCAAAGAGCATTTAGCCCGTGAAATTCTTGGCAGTGAGGGTACATCCGACTCCAAGAGAATCACCACCACCGATGTCCTTGCCCTGCTTCGGTGA
- a CDS encoding c-type cytochrome has product MLRIATGIFCMICCTIAVLIVMDAGKISYARMVDQRSREVQMDRVGYTAEQNTKLSAYTWVDKEEGGVSIPVDRAMQVMVTELGGGQWAPILPKPFSLEDKGITNEGLLAFASRASNVEKGSALYSANCAGCHGANGSGLSGPNLTDGYWLHGSEPTDLYTTVYVGIGAKGMPAWGGAFGAQVKDVIAYVMSLKDTNIAGKAPQGVDAEGNEAPQ; this is encoded by the coding sequence ATGTTGAGAATAGCAACCGGTATATTCTGTATGATCTGCTGTACGATAGCAGTTCTAATCGTCATGGATGCGGGAAAGATTTCCTACGCGCGCATGGTTGACCAGCGCTCACGCGAAGTTCAAATGGACCGAGTAGGATATACAGCTGAGCAAAACACCAAGCTGAGTGCTTACACTTGGGTGGATAAAGAGGAAGGCGGGGTTTCAATCCCGGTTGACCGTGCCATGCAAGTTATGGTGACGGAGCTTGGCGGCGGCCAGTGGGCGCCAATTCTTCCGAAGCCATTCTCACTTGAAGACAAGGGAATTACGAACGAAGGCCTGTTGGCGTTTGCGAGTCGCGCATCCAACGTCGAAAAGGGGTCTGCGTTATACAGCGCCAATTGCGCGGGTTGCCACGGAGCCAATGGTTCCGGTCTGAGCGGCCCAAACCTCACCGACGGCTACTGGCTACACGGAAGCGAGCCAACAGACCTTTACACAACTGTGTACGTCGGAATTGGCGCTAAAGGCATGCCCGCTTGGGGCGGTGCTTTTGGAGCACAGGTAAAGGATGTCATTGCTTACGTTATGAGCCTAAAGGACACCAACATTGCAGGCAAAGCGCCTCAAGGTGTTGACGCTGAAGGCAACGAAGCCCCGCAGTAA
- a CDS encoding response regulator: protein MTRILTVDDSRAVRTIIGKTLRANFDILEAEDGEKGLAVLQEETVDLVLLDVTMPVMDGPEMLKRLRERGDQTPVILLTAESKTSLIGGMMQAGISDYILKPFKPDELLAKITKVLGPQMPEAAGPAAQTFSGPTPAAGKPFVDVLMIDDMENVAKKFRSLMPKHIKVNNVMDGQSALAACRERVFRTIVVDMIIPDVNSVALTSQLRVLQPTAAFLALYMRNYENPAKDARDNGFDSFLIKPFDPAQVNDFLSQYYDAQDLLALEDNVMSLSEFPASKDKRAHYVGRLMGLASEAIEKCAAACYEDVIMDLSTTPPEETLPKILIGAQKRCSEVGLTLRIVGDESVGRTLSSLSETADIPVYPTVKEAIDAIG from the coding sequence ATGACGCGAATTTTAACGGTGGACGACAGTCGTGCGGTTCGAACTATTATCGGTAAGACCCTACGAGCTAATTTTGATATCCTAGAAGCCGAAGATGGTGAAAAAGGTCTCGCAGTACTTCAAGAAGAGACTGTTGACCTAGTCTTACTCGATGTCACCATGCCAGTAATGGATGGTCCCGAGATGCTCAAGCGTTTGCGTGAGCGTGGCGACCAAACTCCTGTTATTCTGCTTACAGCGGAATCGAAGACATCGCTTATCGGCGGTATGATGCAGGCAGGTATCAGCGATTATATCCTGAAGCCTTTCAAGCCTGACGAACTCCTCGCTAAAATCACGAAGGTCCTTGGACCACAGATGCCCGAAGCGGCTGGCCCTGCGGCTCAAACGTTCTCCGGTCCAACGCCTGCTGCGGGTAAACCATTTGTCGATGTCTTAATGATCGATGATATGGAAAACGTTGCAAAGAAATTCCGTTCCCTGATGCCAAAGCACATCAAGGTAAACAACGTGATGGATGGGCAATCTGCCCTCGCCGCTTGTCGCGAGCGCGTTTTCCGAACGATTGTCGTGGATATGATTATCCCCGATGTAAACAGTGTCGCACTGACTTCCCAGCTACGCGTCCTACAGCCAACCGCTGCTTTTCTAGCGCTCTACATGCGTAACTATGAAAACCCAGCCAAGGATGCACGTGACAACGGTTTCGATAGCTTTCTGATTAAGCCTTTCGATCCCGCACAAGTTAACGACTTCCTATCGCAATACTACGACGCTCAGGATCTCCTGGCGCTCGAAGACAATGTTATGTCGCTTTCCGAATTTCCTGCATCCAAAGACAAGCGCGCCCACTACGTTGGCCGTCTTATGGGGCTTGCATCGGAAGCCATCGAGAAATGTGCTGCTGCATGTTACGAAGATGTCATCATGGATCTCAGCACAACTCCTCCCGAGGAAACCCTGCCAAAGATCCTTATCGGTGCACAGAAGCGCTGCAGCGAAGTCGGCTTAACGCTGCGAATCGTTGGTGATGAATCCGTCGGACGAACTCTTTCGAGCCTCAGTGAAACAGCAGACATCCCTGTCTACCCGACTGTTAAAGAAGCCATCGACGCTATCGGTTGA
- a CDS encoding error-prone DNA polymerase, translating into MSHYSELGAQSSFSFLRSTAEPEELARHAMQKGLAALALTDYGGLYGIPRFCRAAHSFGLRPIVGVSLDVAGIGRIRLLCETLQGYQNLCELITKGHVNQPKGTCLVKLDELRAHHQGLTCLAGKGLRYISHTLATPLADIFTASHLAIETSLHLTRESQAQFLKLKELAEHLKVPALITNDVRHLHAKQKPLLDIMSCIHHRCTLDQAGTRLLPNAEHKLKSGKEIQELLSGEKKPLRNSEEVSERCEFSFRDIGYTFPVFPTPEGQSQDKYLHEIVWSHSTKRYRNLTNKHRQQISKELRVIEKLQLAGYFLLVWDIVRFAKSNNIMAQGRGSAANSAVCYVLGITAIDPIAMDLLFERFLSEERGEWPDIDLDLPSGAKREMVIQYVYERYGPDGAAMTANVITYRSKSALRETGKALGFSPAQLDKVSKIAGRWSSAENSVELAEQFEQAGIDVRDDRIKSWIALSEQLLNQPRHLGQHSGGMIVASGKLNASCPIEPASMRNRKVIQWDKDDCSHLGIIKVDLLGLGMLNALEDAIPLIKQTEGIDIDYAQLPQDDPDVYDMLCRADTVGVFQIESRGQMSMLPRLRPRCFYDLVIEIALVRPGPIVGQMVHPYLHRRDGIDPVKYPHPCLEPALKRTLGVPIFQEQLLKIAVSIAGFTGGEAEELRRAMGFKRSEERMVSIIGRLRDGMTRNQIPPDTQDEVIENIQSFAHYGFPESHSASFALIAYASAYLKHHHAAAFLCALLNAQPMGFYHPATLVKDAQRHGVRVLPISITKSQHRCSLEDASTVRLGFSYVRGLNYEAAQKLVTARDNKPFESVREMKQRISLSSKDWATLSELGVFAPLGLSRRQAVWQLGKVQRDDPLFQREEHVPSPAPIPEMNLQNRVESDYRNAGFSVGPHPMHFMRTHLNSAGVLYSALLRQLKHGHFVEVAGLVTIRQRPMTAKGILFITLEDEWGFINLIVGPKLFEESRAVAVGAPAILAKGTLQSHRGTLHVKCEQIARLPLI; encoded by the coding sequence ATGAGCCATTATTCCGAACTTGGAGCACAAAGCTCATTCTCTTTTCTGCGAAGCACGGCTGAACCCGAGGAGCTGGCACGTCACGCGATGCAGAAAGGCCTCGCAGCGTTGGCGCTTACCGACTACGGCGGGCTTTACGGGATCCCCCGCTTCTGCAGAGCAGCTCATTCCTTTGGGCTTAGGCCTATTGTGGGAGTCAGTTTGGATGTTGCAGGCATAGGGAGAATCAGGCTGCTCTGCGAAACTCTGCAAGGTTATCAAAACCTTTGCGAGCTCATCACCAAAGGTCATGTGAACCAGCCCAAAGGCACCTGCTTGGTTAAGCTTGATGAACTCCGAGCTCATCACCAAGGCCTGACATGCCTGGCAGGCAAAGGTCTACGCTATATCTCACATACTCTTGCCACCCCGCTCGCAGATATATTCACCGCCAGTCATTTGGCGATTGAAACATCGTTGCATTTAACTCGGGAGAGCCAGGCCCAGTTCCTGAAGCTGAAAGAGCTTGCTGAGCACCTCAAGGTCCCTGCGCTTATCACCAACGATGTGCGACACCTGCACGCCAAGCAAAAGCCCCTACTTGATATCATGAGCTGTATTCACCACCGATGTACTCTAGATCAAGCAGGCACGCGGCTCTTACCCAACGCTGAGCACAAACTTAAATCAGGAAAAGAAATCCAGGAGCTTTTAAGCGGTGAAAAAAAACCTCTGCGCAATAGTGAGGAGGTATCCGAAAGGTGCGAGTTCTCATTTCGAGACATAGGTTACACATTCCCAGTATTCCCGACCCCCGAAGGTCAAAGCCAAGACAAATACCTGCATGAAATCGTATGGAGCCATTCCACAAAGCGCTACAGAAATCTTACCAACAAGCATCGCCAACAGATTTCAAAAGAGCTGCGAGTTATAGAGAAATTGCAGCTCGCTGGTTACTTTCTGCTTGTCTGGGACATTGTTAGATTCGCAAAAAGCAACAACATCATGGCGCAAGGCAGAGGCTCAGCGGCAAACTCGGCAGTTTGTTACGTTCTGGGAATCACAGCAATCGACCCCATTGCAATGGATCTACTCTTTGAAAGATTTCTTTCTGAAGAGCGAGGCGAATGGCCCGATATCGACCTCGACCTACCAAGTGGCGCTAAACGTGAGATGGTCATTCAGTACGTCTATGAGAGATACGGTCCCGACGGAGCAGCGATGACTGCCAACGTTATAACGTACCGCTCCAAAAGTGCTCTTCGAGAGACCGGCAAAGCACTCGGATTCTCTCCCGCGCAACTGGACAAGGTTTCAAAGATCGCCGGGAGATGGAGCAGCGCGGAGAACTCAGTAGAGCTTGCAGAACAATTTGAACAAGCCGGTATTGATGTCCGTGATGACCGAATCAAAAGCTGGATAGCTCTCTCAGAGCAGCTGCTCAACCAGCCCAGGCATCTTGGCCAGCATTCAGGCGGAATGATTGTTGCGTCGGGGAAACTCAATGCAAGTTGCCCCATTGAGCCTGCATCGATGCGGAACCGAAAGGTGATCCAGTGGGACAAAGACGACTGTTCGCATCTTGGGATCATTAAAGTTGATCTGCTGGGCCTCGGGATGCTCAATGCTCTCGAGGACGCCATACCTCTCATCAAACAAACTGAAGGTATAGATATAGACTATGCGCAGTTGCCGCAGGACGACCCTGATGTTTACGATATGCTATGCCGCGCAGATACGGTTGGCGTCTTTCAGATAGAGAGTCGTGGGCAGATGTCTATGCTTCCCAGGTTAAGGCCGCGGTGCTTTTATGACCTAGTCATTGAGATTGCTCTCGTAAGACCAGGTCCCATTGTGGGGCAAATGGTTCATCCCTACCTGCACCGCCGTGATGGAATTGATCCGGTAAAGTATCCGCATCCATGCCTTGAGCCCGCCCTGAAGCGAACCCTCGGTGTCCCTATTTTTCAGGAGCAGCTTCTCAAGATAGCTGTTTCCATTGCAGGGTTCACGGGTGGCGAAGCAGAGGAACTGCGAAGAGCCATGGGCTTTAAGCGCTCTGAAGAGCGCATGGTTTCAATCATAGGAAGGTTGCGGGATGGAATGACACGTAACCAGATCCCACCGGACACACAAGATGAGGTGATTGAAAACATACAGTCGTTTGCTCACTATGGATTCCCAGAAAGCCACAGCGCATCGTTTGCACTCATTGCATATGCATCGGCCTATCTGAAACATCATCATGCGGCGGCTTTCCTTTGCGCACTTCTCAATGCCCAGCCCATGGGGTTCTATCATCCAGCCACACTGGTTAAAGATGCTCAGCGCCATGGCGTGCGGGTGCTCCCTATAAGCATTACAAAGTCGCAACACCGCTGCTCCCTCGAAGATGCATCAACCGTGAGGCTCGGTTTCTCATACGTGCGTGGGCTTAATTATGAAGCAGCCCAGAAGCTAGTCACCGCGAGAGACAACAAACCTTTCGAGTCAGTGCGAGAGATGAAACAACGCATAAGCTTGAGTTCGAAAGACTGGGCGACATTGTCAGAGCTGGGAGTATTTGCACCCTTGGGCCTATCTCGCCGACAGGCCGTGTGGCAGTTAGGCAAGGTTCAGAGAGACGATCCTCTTTTCCAGAGAGAAGAGCACGTTCCCAGCCCTGCCCCAATTCCCGAGATGAACCTGCAAAACCGCGTGGAGTCAGATTACCGCAATGCCGGGTTCTCGGTGGGCCCTCATCCGATGCACTTCATGCGTACTCATTTAAATTCCGCGGGAGTCCTCTATTCAGCCCTGCTGCGCCAGCTCAAGCATGGCCATTTTGTTGAAGTGGCCGGACTTGTAACAATACGACAGCGTCCTATGACCGCAAAAGGTATACTATTTATAACGCTAGAGGATGAATGGGGCTTTATTAACTTAATTGTAGGCCCCAAGCTCTTTGAAGAGTCTAGAGCAGTCGCTGTGGGCGCACCGGCCATACTCGCCAAAGGTACCTTACAGAGCCATCGTGGCACGCTCCACGTTAAGTGTGAGCAAATAGCGCGCCTACCTTTGATTTAA
- a CDS encoding chemotaxis protein CheX: MLDIPDHHGLTDLFNNVTTSMLCMDCIVANDLPADPREYHSTAVLPIPGDGGFTLAVSSDLQGCTVLSAAMFAVDATEVDPEMINDTMAELANMAAGQLKGRLSLGNSLGLPVNLPGKDFADKSANSANGWSHYPMRAGKAVVLLSITTQTSVAEEYIGS; encoded by the coding sequence ATGTTAGACATTCCTGATCATCATGGGTTAACGGACCTGTTCAATAACGTCACAACAAGTATGTTGTGCATGGACTGCATAGTCGCTAATGACTTGCCCGCTGACCCTAGAGAATATCATTCAACTGCTGTACTCCCAATACCGGGAGATGGCGGTTTTACTCTTGCGGTTTCCTCTGATTTACAGGGGTGCACTGTTTTATCTGCAGCAATGTTTGCGGTAGATGCAACAGAGGTAGATCCGGAAATGATTAATGACACCATGGCGGAGCTAGCCAATATGGCTGCAGGTCAACTTAAGGGACGTCTCTCTCTCGGGAACTCTCTTGGACTGCCTGTAAACCTCCCTGGGAAAGATTTTGCCGACAAGTCGGCGAATTCTGCGAACGGCTGGTCGCATTATCCGATGCGTGCCGGAAAAGCAGTGGTGCTACTTTCAATAACCACTCAGACATCAGTAGCTGAGGAGTATATTGGCTCATGA